From the genome of Nakamurella flavida, one region includes:
- the murQ gene encoding N-acetylmuramic acid 6-phosphate etherase yields MTVLTPEAVRQLAALATEAADDRLADLDTRSVADLATVMNQADAGVPAAVERALPQLVPAIEAAADRMAAGGRLVYIGAGTPGRLAILDASECPPTFSTPPGQVFAIMAGGATAFVTPREGAEDDAGAGRAAVDDADIGPLDTVVGIASSGRTPYVVAAVQRARERGALTVGLSCNPDTALSAAAEHAVEVLVGPEVISGSTRLKAGTAQKLVLNMFSTIVMIRLGKTYGNLMVDVRASNDKLRERAVRIVSTISGAPREAATAALQSSGWSVKPAVLQLVSHIDPEEADRRLARAGGRLRAALEARS; encoded by the coding sequence ATGACCGTGCTCACGCCGGAGGCCGTGCGGCAGTTGGCCGCCCTGGCCACCGAGGCGGCGGACGACCGTCTGGCCGATCTGGACACCCGGTCGGTCGCCGACCTGGCCACGGTGATGAACCAGGCCGACGCCGGCGTCCCGGCCGCCGTGGAACGCGCCCTGCCGCAACTGGTCCCGGCCATCGAGGCGGCCGCGGACCGGATGGCCGCCGGCGGGCGGCTCGTGTACATCGGCGCCGGCACCCCCGGTCGGCTGGCCATCCTGGACGCCTCGGAGTGCCCACCCACCTTCAGCACCCCGCCCGGCCAGGTGTTCGCCATCATGGCCGGCGGTGCTACCGCCTTCGTCACCCCGCGCGAGGGGGCGGAGGACGACGCCGGAGCCGGCCGCGCCGCGGTCGACGATGCCGACATCGGCCCGCTGGACACCGTGGTCGGCATCGCGTCCAGCGGGCGCACCCCCTACGTGGTGGCCGCGGTGCAGCGGGCCCGGGAACGCGGCGCGCTCACCGTCGGGCTCAGCTGCAACCCCGACACCGCACTGAGCGCGGCCGCCGAGCACGCCGTAGAGGTGCTCGTCGGGCCCGAGGTGATCAGCGGGTCCACCCGGCTCAAGGCCGGCACCGCGCAGAAGCTGGTGCTGAACATGTTCTCCACCATCGTCATGATCCGGCTGGGCAAGACCTACGGGAACCTCATGGTCGACGTCCGCGCCAGCAACGACAAACTCCGGGAGCGCGCCGTGCGCATCGTCAGCACGATCAGCGGAGCACCGCGGGAGGCCGCCACCGCCGCCCTGCAGAGCTCCGGCTGGTCGGTCAAACCCGCTGTCCTGCAGCTGGTCTCCCACATCGACCCGGAGGAGGCCGACCGGCGCCTCGCCCGGGCCGGTGGCAGACTCCGCGCCGCCCTGGAGGCACGGTCGTGA